From a single Brassica oleracea var. oleracea cultivar TO1000 chromosome C5, BOL, whole genome shotgun sequence genomic region:
- the LOC106344006 gene encoding uncharacterized protein LOC106344006 isoform X2 produces the protein MGVDLRQVVAGILTITMFVMLGQMLHRDYFDSLQEKAQGDAHDIEFEGSRVSVKDSLVGALEGSKGPWMDDNNDLNPCWPTLLSDEAVSSKGYVTFSLTNGPEYHISQITDAVMVAKHLGATLVLPDIRGSKPGDERNFEDIYDADKLIKSLEKVIKVVKQLPEEVSLRDMAIIKVPTRVTEDYIKENIDPIFKSKGNIRVATYFPSVNLRKSSQDGETDPVACLAMFGSLELQPELNAVVESMVERLRTHSRKLGDRFIAVDLRIDLLEKKHCHSTGVVGSKTCYNAQEIALFLRKLGFAGDTTIYLTQPRWDSSLDILKDIFPKTFTKEAIFPASKKSKYLESESSEYENVIDFYISSRSDVFVPAISGLFYANIVGKRIALGKPQVLVPAEISETSGLATDFISPYISKKNHLAYSCFC, from the exons ATGGGTGTGGATTTGAGGCAAGTTGTTGCTGGTATCCTCACCATTACCATGTTCGTGATGCTCGGACAGATGCTTCATAGAGATTACTTTGATTCTCTTCAG GAGAAAGCTCAGGGAGATGCACACGATATTGAATTTGAAGGATCTAGAGTATCTGTGAAAGATAGTCTTGTCGGAGCCTTAGAAGGCAGTAAAGGGCCTTGGATGGATGATAACAATGACCTTAATCCTTGTTGGCCAACATTACTATCCG ATGAAGCGGTATCATCAAAAGGGTATGTTACATTCTCACTAACGAATGGTCCTGAGTACCATATCTCTCAG ATCACTGATGCTGTAATGGTGGCAAAGCATCTTGGAGCAACATTAGTGCTTCCTGATATAAGAGGAAGCAAACCTGGTGATGAAAG GAACTTTGAAGATATTTATGATGCCGATAAACTAATCAAAAGCTTGGAAAAAGTCATCAAAGTTGTCAAACAATTGCCTGAAGAAGTATCTCTAAGGGATATGGCCATTATAAAAGTCCCTACCAGAGTTACAGAGGACTACATTAAGGAGAACATTGATCCAATCTTCAAATCAAAAGGAAACATCCGAGTTGCTACGTATTTCCCTTCTGTAAACTTGAGAAAATCCTCACAAGACGGCGAAACTGATCCTGTGGCTTGTTTGGCAATGTTTGGTTCCTTGGAGTTGCAACCTGAACTGAATGCAGTAGTTGAATCAATGGTTGAGAGGTTAAGAACACATAGCAGGAAATTAGGTGACCGTTTTATAGCAGTAGACCTTAGAATTGACTTACTCGAGAAGAAACATTGCCATTCAACTGGCGTAGTAGGGTCCAAGACATGTTACAACGCGCAAGAGATTGCTTTATTCTTGAGGAAGCTTGGATTTGCTGGTGACACAACTATCTATCTCACTCAGCCAAGGTGGGACAGTAGCCTCGATATCCTTAAGGATATCTTCCCAAAAACGTTCACAAAG GAGGCAATATTTCCAGCAAGTAAGAAATCAAAGTACCTTGAATCAGAGAGTTCAGAGTATGAAAATGTTATTGACTTCTACATAAGCTCGAGAAGCGATGTGTTTGTTCCAGCCATATCTGGTTTGTTTTATGCAAACATAGTTGGGAAGAGGATAGCTTTAGGTAAGCCACAAGTGCTAGTTCCAGCAGAAATCTCAGAGACATCTGGCCTTGCTACAGATTTCATCTCTCCTTACATCTCAAAGAAGAACCACTTGGCTTATTCATGCTTTTGCTGA
- the LOC106343819 gene encoding calcium-transporting ATPase 9, plasma membrane-type-like — protein sequence MSASSSNGLLLTSMSGRHDNMEAGGSSKLPEDVQHPSDHHEQLEHDPDDPFDLDNTKNASADSLRRWRQASLVLNASRRFRYTLDLNKEEHYENRRRMIRAHAQVIRAALLFKLAGEQQTGFGSASSTPAISPGNFDIDLEKLVSMTRNQNMSSLQQHGGVKGVAEKLKTNMEQGIEEDEKEVTDRKNAFGSNTYPKKKGKSFYMFLWEAWQDLTLIILIIAAVTSLALGIKTEGLKEGWLDGGSIAFAVLLVIIVTAVSDYRQSLQFQNLNDEKRNIQLEVMRGGRTVKISIYDVVVGDVIPLRIGDQVPADGVLISGHSLAIDESSMTGESKIVNKDQKSPFLMSGCKVADGVGSMLVTGVGINTEWGLLMASISEDTGEETPLQVRLNGLATFIGIVGLTVAVVVLVALLVRYFTGTTQDSNGATQFVKGKTSISDIVDDCVKIFTIAVTIVVVAVPEGLPLAVTLTLAYSMRKMMADKALVRRLSACETMGSATTICSDKTGTLTLNQMTVVETYAGGSKMDVADNPSGLHTKLVALISEGVAQNTTGNVFHPKDGGEVEISGSPTEKAILSWAYKLGMKFDTIRSESAIIHAFPFNSEKKRGGVAVLRGDSEVFIHWKGAAEIVLACCTQYMDSNGTLQPIDDQKEFFRLAIDAMAKNSLRCVAIACRTQELSQVPKEQEDLDKWALPEDELTLLAIVGIKDPCRPGVREAVRICTSAGVKVRMVTGDNLQTAKAIALECGILASDTEAVEPTIIEGKVFRELSEKEREQVAKKITVMGRSSPNDKLLLVQALRKNGDVVAVTGDGTNDAPALHEADIGLSMGISGTEVAKESSDIIILDDNFASVVKVVRWGRSVYANIQKFIQFQLTVNVAALIINVVAAMSSGDVPLKAVQLLWVNLIMDTLGALALATEPPTDHLMHRTPVGRREPLITNIMWRNLLVQSFYQVAVLLVLNFAGLSILGLSQDSNHAHAVEVKNTMIFNAFVMCQIFNEFNARKPDEMNVFSGVSKNPLFIAIVGVTFVLQILIVTFLGEFAHTVALSWQLWLASIAIGLVSWPLAVVGKLIPVPKTPMSVYFKKPFRKFKASRNA from the exons ATGAGCGCTTCGTCCAGCAATGGATTGCTCCTCACGTCAATGTCAGGACGACACGACAATATGGAAGCTGGTGGGTCGTCTAAATTACCTGAAGATGTGCAGCATCCTTCTGATCACCATGAACAGCTTGAACACGACCCTGATGATCCTTTTGATCTTGATAACACCAAGAACGCCTCCGCTGATTCTCTCCGTCGCTGGAGA CAAGCGTCACTTGTATTGAACGCATCACGTCGGTTTCGATACACATTGGATCTAAATAAAGAAGAACACTATGAGAATCGGAGGAGGATGATCAGAGCACATGCTCAAGTCATTAGG GCAGCATTGCTTTTCAAGTTGGCTGGAGAACAACAAACGG GGTTTGGATCAGCATCATCAACGCCAGCAATTTCACCTGGTAACTTTGACATCGACCTTGAGAAACTTGTGTCAATGACCAGGAACCAAAACATGTCCAGTTTGCAGCAACATGGAGGG GTGAAAGGTGTTGCAGAGAAGTTAAAGACAAATATGGAGCAAGGAATCGAGGAGGATGAGAAAGAGGTCACAGATAGGAAGAATGCTTTTGGATCTAACACTTATCCAAAGAAGAAGGGAAAGAGCTTCTAT ATGTTCCTCTGGGAAGCATGGCAGGATTTAACTCTTATCATCTTGATCATTGCGGCTGTAACATCATTGGCATTGGGAATAAAGACTGAG GGTTTGAAAGAAGGTTGGCTTGATGGTGGAAGCATTGCGTTTGCAGTTTTGCTTGTCATTATTGTTACTG CTGTTAGTGACTATCGCCAATCTCTTCAGTTTCAAAACCTCAATGATGAAAAAAGAAATATACAACTAGAG GTCATGAGAGGAGGGAGAACAGTGAAGATTTCAATCTATGACGTTGTTGTTGGAGATGTTATACCTCTTAGAATAGGAGACCAG GTCCCTGCGGATGGAGTGCTAATTAGTGGTCATTCTCTTGCTATTGATGAATCTAGCATGACCGGTGAAAGCAAGATT GTTAACAAGGATCAAAAATCTCCTTTTCTAATGTCTGGTTGTAAAGTAGCTGACGGAGTCGGTAGTATGCTGGTAACTGGTGTTGGAATCAACACAGAATGGGGATTGTTGATGGCAAGTATCTCAGAGGATACTGGTGAAGAAACTCCCTTGCAG GTGCGGTTAAATGGTCTTGCAACCTTCATTGGTATAGTGGGGCTCACGGTGGCTGTTGTTGTCCTGGTAGCTCTTCTTGTGAG ATACTTTACTGGAACTACTCAAGATTCTAATGGAGCAACCCAGTTTGTCAAAGGGAAGACTAGTATCAGTGACATTGTAGATGATTGTGTAAAGATATTTACAATCGCC GTTACTATTGTGGTTGTGGCAGTGCCTGAGGGACTTCCCCTAGCCGTTACCCTCAC TTTGGCTTACTCTATGCGAAAGATGATGGCAGACAAAGCTTTGGTTAGGAGACTATCAGCTTGTGAAACCATGGGCTCAGCTACAACAATATGCAGTGACAAAACTGGAACTTTAACTTTGAATCAG ATGACTGTGGTTGAGACTTATGCTGGTGGATCAAAGATGGATGTAGCAGACAACCCCTCTGGACTCCACACTAAACTTGTTGCCTTAATAAGTGAGGGTGTGGCACAGAACACCACAGGAAACGTTTTTCACCCCAAG GATGGTGGAGAGGTGGAGATCTCTGGGTCTCCCACAGAGAAGGCTATTCTGTCATGGGCGTATAAG TTGGGGATGAAGTTTGATACCATCAGGTCTGAGTCTGCTATCATCCATGCTTTCCCTTTCAACTCGGAGAAAAAGCGTGGTGGTGTCGCTGTGCTTCGA GGTGATTCTGAAGTTTTCATTCATTGGAAAGGAGCAGCAGAGATAGTTCTGGCTTGCTGTACACAATACATGGACTCAAATGGTACTCTTCAGCCCATTGACGACCAGAAG GAGTTTTTCAGACTTGCTATTGATGCCATGGCGAAAAATAGCTTGCGATGTGTTGCTATTGCATGCAGAACACAAGAGCTGAGCCAAGTTCCCAAGGAACAGGAGGACTTGGATAAATGGGCTTTGCCAGAAGATGAATTGACTTTGCTTGCTATCGTTGGTATAAAGGATCCTTGTCGTCCTGGTGTCAGAGAAGCCGTGAGAATTTGCACCAGTGCTGGTGTTAAG GTGCGTATGGTGACTGGGGACAACCTTCAGACAGCGAAAGCAATTGCTTTGGAGTGTGGTATACTTGCTTCAGATACAGAAGCCGTTGAGCCTACTATCATTGAAGGAAAAGTGTTCCGTGAGCTATCTGAGAAAGAGAGAGAACAAGTAGCCAAGAAAATAACG GTGATGGGTAGATCCTCTCCTAATGACAAGCTTTTACTTGTTCAAGCACTAAGGAAAAATGGAGATGTTGTTGCTGTCACTGGTGATGGTACTAATGATGCTCCTGCACTCCACGAGGCAGACATAGGCCTCTCTATGGGTATATCAGGAACTGAAGTTGCTAAAGAAAGTTCAGACATCATCATTTTGGATGACAATTTTGCTTCAGTAGTAAAG GTTGTTCGATGGGGCCGTTCTGTGTATGCAAATATTCAGAAATTCATACAGTTCCAGCTTACTGTGAATGTTGCAGCTCTTATAATCAATGTTGTAGCAGCAATGTCTTCTGGTGACGTTCCTCTAAAGGCTGTACAG CTGCTTTGGGTAAACCTTATAATGGATACTCTTGGAGCACTTGCACTCGCTACAGAGCCACCAACAGATCATCTTATGCACAGAACCCCTGTTGGAAGAAG GGAACCTCTAATAACAAACATCATGTGGAGGAACTTGCTTGTGCAG TCATTCTACCAAGTGGCTGTCCTCCTAGTTCTAAACTTTGCAGGCTTGAGCATTCTTGGCTTGAGCCAAGACAGCAACCATGCACATGCTGTAGAAGTGAAGAACACTATGATATTCAATGCCTTCGTTATGTGTCAA ATATTCAACGAGTTCAACGCAAGGAAACCTGATGAAATGAATGTATTCAGTGGAGTATCTAAGAACCCTCTCTTCATTGCAATTGTTGGAGTCACTTTTGTACTTCAG ATACTCATTGTGACTTTCCTTGGGGAGTTTGCCCATACCGTTGCACTGAGTTGGCAACTATGGCTTGCTTCTATTGCCATCGGACTGGTTAGCTGGCCACTAGCAGTTGTTGGGAAACTGATTCCTGTACCCAAGACTCCGATGAGTGTCTACTTCAAGAAACCGTTCCGTAAATTCAAAGCCTCAAGAAATGCATAA
- the LOC106345032 gene encoding uncharacterized protein LOC106345032, which translates to MHSMSKQKSATPLFLCPDAKFLSVEDEFHCIQFGELLSSSSDHIRPLHRKVNKTYAKFFNKCAVCGDQILHNLEPLMYICKEPSCHIPSLQHSFHRVCIEPISKHPYHPKHTLRLIFTDPKKLMCGVCHWKIDTNYGRYSCVKGCNYGVHSKCATREDVWDGEELEGKPEDPYEDISSFIEISEGIIQHLSHQDHHMRLDEKTDRAFDENNYCQACTLPICDDIIYSCMQCDFILHKECAQLPRKKHQVTHPHSLSLQVGHQGCALFECKACLRSSNGFAYLCDEEDCEYMLDVRCASIAEPLDHRCHQHPLFLTFEPRSKQICSVCHKSRGHRLNCGECGFVACFGCATLPNKLRYKHDEHVLLFSYEEEVNGQYFCEVCEKEANPKNGVYMCHDCNVTLHIKCLLGKDVNIMHGVVIEYPEVDVSILLNDRLSRNICKSCDKLCEHKIVYEVSGFEICSLKCMNFVVLYFTMFA; encoded by the exons ATGCATTCTATGTCAAAGCAAAAAAGTGCCACTCCCCTTTTCTTATGCCCTGATGCAAAATTTCTAAGCGTAGAAGATGAGTTTCACTGTATACAATTCGGAGAGTTATTATCATCTTCATCTGATCACATCCGACCTTTACATCGAAAGGTCAACAAAACGTATGCTAAATTCTTCAACAAGTGTGCAGTTTGCGGGGATCAAATACTCCACAATCTCGAGCCCCTGATGTACATCTGCAAAGAACCTTCTTGCCATATTCCATCACTACAGCATAGTTTCCACAGAGTGTGTATCGAGCCGATATCAAAGCACCCATATCATCCTAAGCATACTCTCCGGCTTATTTTTACAGATCCAA AAAAATTGATGTGCGGAGTGTGTCACTGGAAGATAGACACAAATTATGGAAGATATTCTTGCGTAAAGGGTTGCAATTATGGTGTTCATTCTAAATGTGCAACACGAGAAGATGTATGGGATGGAGAAGAACTTGAGGGAAAACCAGAAGATCCATATGAAGACATTAGCTCCTTCATTGAGATAAGTGAGGGAATTATACAACATTTAAGTCATCAAGATCATCATATGAGACTCGATGAGAAGACCGATAGAGCTTTTGACGAGAACAATTATTGTCAAGCATGCACACTTCCCATATGTGATGATATTATTTACAGTTGCATGCAATGTGATTTTATCCTCCATAAAGAATGTGCACAGCTTCCTCGGAAGAAACACCAAGTGACTCATCCTCATTCCCTTAGTCTACAAGTGGGTCATCAAGGCTGTGCATTGTTCGAATGTAAAGCTTGTCTTCGTTCAAGCAATGGATTTGCGTACTTATGTGATGAAGAGGATTGTGAGTATATGTTAGACGTACGTTGTGCTTCTATAGCTGAGCCATTGGATCATCGGTGTCATCAGCATCCCTTGTTTCTTACATTTGAGCCCCGATCTAAACAAATATGTTCGGTTTGCCACAAATCTCGAGGTCATCGTCTAAATTGTGGAGAATGTGGGTTTGTTGCATGTTTTGGATGTGCCACTTTACCCAATAAGTTGAGGTACAAGCATGATGAACATGTTCTTCTTTTTTCTTACGAAGAAGAGGTAAATGGTCAATACTTCTGCGAAGTTTGTGAAAAAGAAGCAAATCCGAAGAATGGAGTTTATATGTGCCATGACTGCAACGTTACACTGCATATTAAATGTCTACTTGGAAAAGACGTAAATATTATGCATGGTGTAGTAATCGAGTATCCTGAAGTGGATGTTTCTATTCTTCTCAATGATCGCCTTAGTCGCAACATATGTAAAAGTTGCGATAAACTTTGTGAACACAAAATAGTATACGAAGTATCTGGTTTTGAGATATGTTCTCTCAAGTGTATGAATTTTGTTGTACTATATTTTACCATGTTTGCTTGA
- the LOC106345033 gene encoding uncharacterized protein LOC106345033: MVLKDSIEEMFPKWSGEPDDPQLVSLITDIHAGRFVKDFREVYGNTQGNAQGKRNEKKKKMKGGVSSEGEPPTKKQKKVKTQNESEATAAGKGSSEKEGSKDLELENKVTLTTIVSTLDNISKKFEQFDSRLEAYELDRNKPLMDQKTIDDRVKALLEEHLKVLGVGKIPENNDNPSPPSADKALSFASPRVTTQQNSVNSPALAATPGKVFGPKKNLAKELDKESGVKWTLAEEFGSVAKATDLDSQHIDFVLVSPSKATKDDKDAKVPDYGRGCRGKRTVKGEEADEKKKAAQADAAFKRKEKAEAKKKAAEATKDDKDAKVPDYGRGCRGKRTVKGEEADEKKKAAQADAAFKRKEKAEAKKKAAEAESKNKEVTPYGEDSVFAYVTDAVVREENEFALESDVENQEVIRSAVDGTTCMRKNVTPSSVIYDPLAPVDLVLLEKLMQHIKGIPPKPPAPADKPAVLSAVHEGDFYSILIHERPWPEKEYGWVFDNFKIKPSMFNIKGNGYKDMLKGKLPDHYPTNLKWYEDVDHLYGCLQTGGNHWVAYHVDLKKEKIDCYDPIFGEATPKSERRILNSFKPLTHMILYMLSDHIPANIRAPVKKKFSFRRRSKRYTPQNTQIGDCGVYLLKFVECLALGVTFDGINDKNIQGLRMKMAAEILDEGVNFVMSNLLAN; this comes from the exons ATGGTGTTGAAGGACTCAATTGAAGAGATGTTTCCTAAATGGTCGGGTGAACCTGACGACCCACAACTCGTTAGCTTGATAACAGACATACATGCAGGTAGATTTGTGAAAGATTTTAGGGAAGTTTATGGGAATACGCAGGGTAATGCGCAGGGGAAGAGGAATGAGAAGAAGAAGAAAATGAAGGGTGGAGTTTCGTCAGAAGGTGAGCCACCCACTAAGAAGCAGAAGAAAGTTAAGACACAGAATGAGTCTGAAGCTACTGCAGCGGGAAAGGGTTCTAGCGAGAAGGAAGGTAGCAAAGATTTGGAGTTGGAGAACAAAGTGACTCTAACGACCATTGTGAGTACTTTGGATAATATTTCCAAGAAATTTGAGCAGTTTGACTCACGGTTGGAAGCTTACGAGTTAGACCGGAACAAACCATTGATGGACCAAAAGACCATTGATGACAGGGTGAAAGCTTTACTGGAGGAGCATCTGAAAGTTCTGGGAGTTGGGAAAATTCCCGAAAACAATGATAACCCCTCTCCACCATCAGCAGATAAAGCTTTATCGTTCGCATCACCACGGGTTACAACGCAGCAGAACTCTGTCAATAGTCCAGCGTTAGCTGCGACTCCTGGTAAGGTTTTTGGACCGAAAAAGAATTTGGCGAAGGAGCTTGATAAGGAATCAGGGGTGAAATGGACTTTGGCTGAGGAGTTTGGTAGTGTCGCTAAAGCTACTGATCTTGATAGTCAACATATTGATTTCGTATTAGTTTCTCCTTCAAAGGCTACTAAGGATGATAAGGATGCTAAGGTTCCAGACTATGGACGCGGCTGCAGGGGAAAGCGTACTGTTAAGGGTGAGGAAGCCGATGAGAAGAAAAAAGCAGCACAGGCAGATGCTGCGTTTAAGAGGAAGGAGAAGGCTGAGGCTAAGAAAAAAGCGGCTGAG GCTACTAAGGATGATAAGGATGCTAAGGTTCCAGACTATGGACGCGGCTGCAGGGGAAAGCGTACTGTTAAGGGTGAGGAAGCCGATGAGAAGAAAAAAGCAGCACAGGCAGATGCTGCGTTTAAGAGGAAGGAGAAGGCTGAGGCTAAGAAAAAAGCGGCTGAG GCTGAGTCAAAGAACAAAGAGGTGACTCCATATGGAGAGGACAGTGTATTTGCTTATGTGACTGACGCAGTTGTTCGGGAAGAGAACGAATTTGCGCTGGAGTCTGATGTCGAGAATCAGGAAGTGATTAGATCTGCCGTA GATGGAACGACGTGCATGAGGAAGAATGTTACTCCTTCATCAGTAATATATGACCCTCTAGCACCTGTTGATCTGGTGCTATTGGAAAAACTGATGCAACACATTAAGGGAATTCCACCCAAACCACCAGCACCAGCAGATAAACCAGCAGTCCTCTCCGCTGTTCATGAGGGTGACTTCTACAGCATACTCATCCATGAAAGACCGTGGCCGGAAAAGGAATATGGATGGGTGTTTGATAAT TTCAAGATAAAACCTAGTATGTTCAATATCAAAGGCAATGGTTATAAAGATATGTTAAAGGGTAAGCTTCCCGATCACTATCCAACAAACTTGAAGTGGTATGAAGATGTGGATCACTTGTACGGATGTCTTCAAACCGGCGGAAATCACTGGGTTGCGTATCATGTGGATCTGAAGAAGGAGAAGATTGATTGCTACGATCCAATCTTTGGAGAGGCAACACCCAAAAGTGAGCGGAGAATTCTAAATTCATTTAAACCGCTGACGCACATGATTCTGTATATGTTGAGTGATCATATTCCTGCCAATATCCGAGCCCCTGTTAAGAAGAAGTTCTCATTCAGAAGAAGGAGCAAAAGATACACTCCACAAAACACCCAGATTGGCGACTGTGGGGTGTATTTGTTGAAGTTTGTGGAGTGTCTAGCGCTTGGTGTAACGTTTGATGGGATAAACGATAAAAATATTCAAGGCTTACGGATGAAGATGGCAGCAGAGATCCTAGATGAAGGAGTAAATTTTGTGATGAGCAATTTGCTGGCTAATTGA
- the LOC106345034 gene encoding uncharacterized protein At4g04775-like has product MDLGRGIPRRSDCGAATVVLMSNTARNSGRRFYRYGAISGENHVFKWLDEAHDEEFVVVANKLVTMEQDFADIKADLADMKNDISEIVALIECLRVKC; this is encoded by the coding sequence ATGGATCTAGGGCGTGGAATCCCAAGGAGGAGCGACTGTGGAGCTGCTACTGTTGTGTTAATGTCAAATACCGCAAGAAATTCGGGAAGAAGGTTTTATCGTTATGGAGCAATTTCGGGTGAAAACCATGTTTTCAAATGGCTTGATGAAGCACATGATGAAGAGTTTGTAGTTGTGGCAAACAAACTGGTGACAATGGAGCAAGATTTTGCCGACATAAAAGCAGACTTAGCTGATATGAAGAACGACATAAGTGAGATCGTAGCACTTATCGAGTGTCTTAGGGTGAAGTGTTAG
- the LOC106344006 gene encoding uncharacterized protein LOC106344006 isoform X1, protein MNSDNNTLNGSFWQSFNYQVIKRGTEISYLRKIPCLYLPPPQHNTCFSREKEEMGVDLRQVVAGILTITMFVMLGQMLHRDYFDSLQEKAQGDAHDIEFEGSRVSVKDSLVGALEGSKGPWMDDNNDLNPCWPTLLSDEAVSSKGYVTFSLTNGPEYHISQITDAVMVAKHLGATLVLPDIRGSKPGDERNFEDIYDADKLIKSLEKVIKVVKQLPEEVSLRDMAIIKVPTRVTEDYIKENIDPIFKSKGNIRVATYFPSVNLRKSSQDGETDPVACLAMFGSLELQPELNAVVESMVERLRTHSRKLGDRFIAVDLRIDLLEKKHCHSTGVVGSKTCYNAQEIALFLRKLGFAGDTTIYLTQPRWDSSLDILKDIFPKTFTKEAIFPASKKSKYLESESSEYENVIDFYISSRSDVFVPAISGLFYANIVGKRIALGKPQVLVPAEISETSGLATDFISPYISKKNHLAYSCFC, encoded by the exons ATGAACAGTGACAATAACACTCTCAACGGATCTTTTTGGCAAAGCTTTAATTACCAAGTAATCAAAAGGGGAACTGAGATATCATATTTGAGGAAGATACCTTGTCTCTACCTGCCCCCACCACAACACAACACCTGTTTTT CAAGAGAGAAAGAAGAAATGGGTGTGGATTTGAGGCAAGTTGTTGCTGGTATCCTCACCATTACCATGTTCGTGATGCTCGGACAGATGCTTCATAGAGATTACTTTGATTCTCTTCAG GAGAAAGCTCAGGGAGATGCACACGATATTGAATTTGAAGGATCTAGAGTATCTGTGAAAGATAGTCTTGTCGGAGCCTTAGAAGGCAGTAAAGGGCCTTGGATGGATGATAACAATGACCTTAATCCTTGTTGGCCAACATTACTATCCG ATGAAGCGGTATCATCAAAAGGGTATGTTACATTCTCACTAACGAATGGTCCTGAGTACCATATCTCTCAG ATCACTGATGCTGTAATGGTGGCAAAGCATCTTGGAGCAACATTAGTGCTTCCTGATATAAGAGGAAGCAAACCTGGTGATGAAAG GAACTTTGAAGATATTTATGATGCCGATAAACTAATCAAAAGCTTGGAAAAAGTCATCAAAGTTGTCAAACAATTGCCTGAAGAAGTATCTCTAAGGGATATGGCCATTATAAAAGTCCCTACCAGAGTTACAGAGGACTACATTAAGGAGAACATTGATCCAATCTTCAAATCAAAAGGAAACATCCGAGTTGCTACGTATTTCCCTTCTGTAAACTTGAGAAAATCCTCACAAGACGGCGAAACTGATCCTGTGGCTTGTTTGGCAATGTTTGGTTCCTTGGAGTTGCAACCTGAACTGAATGCAGTAGTTGAATCAATGGTTGAGAGGTTAAGAACACATAGCAGGAAATTAGGTGACCGTTTTATAGCAGTAGACCTTAGAATTGACTTACTCGAGAAGAAACATTGCCATTCAACTGGCGTAGTAGGGTCCAAGACATGTTACAACGCGCAAGAGATTGCTTTATTCTTGAGGAAGCTTGGATTTGCTGGTGACACAACTATCTATCTCACTCAGCCAAGGTGGGACAGTAGCCTCGATATCCTTAAGGATATCTTCCCAAAAACGTTCACAAAG GAGGCAATATTTCCAGCAAGTAAGAAATCAAAGTACCTTGAATCAGAGAGTTCAGAGTATGAAAATGTTATTGACTTCTACATAAGCTCGAGAAGCGATGTGTTTGTTCCAGCCATATCTGGTTTGTTTTATGCAAACATAGTTGGGAAGAGGATAGCTTTAGGTAAGCCACAAGTGCTAGTTCCAGCAGAAATCTCAGAGACATCTGGCCTTGCTACAGATTTCATCTCTCCTTACATCTCAAAGAAGAACCACTTGGCTTATTCATGCTTTTGCTGA
- the LOC106343535 gene encoding glutamyl-tRNA reductase-binding protein, chloroplastic-like has product MKLQTQSFALNLLPFPKFDKREFIPPKRDPISSLRCSVSTPLTATNHQLSASSHKPFPAEVSRSIMELSSVGTLSTLTHDGWPLGVGVRFAVDGEGTPVLCLNRALSPDKRSALHVQLEQCGLRTPQCTIQGSIARPGDDNAVKRLSATWRKRFGEEVEEDSLYVVAVDRVLQIEDFMEDGIWVASADYKNASPDPLRDVAQDIVNQINANNMEDIFRFCNVYVDLDFVVSETKMIWMDRLGFDLRVWSPRGVYDVRIPFPMEVTDEKGAKSSFNGMSQLAWEVEKSYYPADFNKVKLLKPVVGSLQKGQ; this is encoded by the exons ATGAAGCTCCAAACCCAATCCTTCGCTCTCAACCTTCTCCCATTTCCGAAATTCGACAAACGCGAATTCATCCCCCCAAAACGAGACCCAATCTCCTCCCTCCGATGCTCCGTCTCCACGCCGTTGACGGCGACCAATCACCAGCTCTCCGCGTCGAGCCACAAGCCCTTTCCGGCGGAGGTTTCGAGGAGCATCATGGAGCTTTCATCGGTCGGAACTCTCTCCACTTTGACCCACGACGGATGGCCGCTCGGCGTCGGCGTTCGCTTCGCCGTTGACGGAGAGGGTACTCCTGTTCTCTGCCTCAATCGCGCATTGTCTCCTGACAAGAGGTCTGCTCTTCATGTTCAG TTGGAGCAATGTGGATTGAGGACTCCTCAGTGCACGATACAAGGTAGCATTGCTCGACCTGGAGACGATAATGCTGTAAAG CGTCTTAGTGCTACATGGAGGAAAAGGTTTGGCGAAGAAGTTGAGGAAGACAGTTTATATGTTGTTGCTGTTGACCGTGTGCTTCAAATTGAAGACTTCATGGAG GATGGGATTTGGGTGGCGTCAGCAGATTATAAAAATGCAAGTCCTGATCCTCTTCGAGATGTTGCACAAGACATTGTCAACCAGATTAACGCTAACAACATGGAAGACATTTTCCGTTTCTGCAACGTATACGTTGATCTGGACTTTGTG GTTTCAGAGACAAAGATGATATGGATGGATAGGCTTGGATTCGACCTTCGAGTGTGGTCTCCACGAGGTGTATACGATGTCAGGATTCCATTTCCAATGGAAGTAACAGATGAAAAAGGAGCCAAATCATCGTTTAATGGAATGTCACAGCTCGCTTGGGAAGTAGAGAAAAGTTATTACCCCGCAGATTTCAACAAGGTTAAACTACTTAAACCAGTAGTTGGATCATTACAAAAGGGACAATAG